In one window of Methanococcoides methylutens DNA:
- a CDS encoding replication factor C small subunit, whose amino-acid sequence MTGGFEIKEEIWIEKYRPFKLEDIVGQKETTERLISYVKSGNLPHLLFSGPPGVGKTATAVSIARELFGDGWRENFTELNASDERGIDVVRTKIKNFAKTSPIGGADFKIIFLDEADALTSDAQSALRRTMERYTSNCRFILSCNYSSKIIEPIQSRCAVYRFRHLTEDSVAERCRHIAEKEGLSIAEDGMDALKYVAQGDMRKAINALQAAALFDKTIHKDAIYRITATAHPEEIMELLKTALSGNFVLARKKLDVLMLEKGLSGEDVVGQIYRAIFDMEVSGQRMVDLMDMIGEVDFRLTEGANERIQLDALLAHFALTKE is encoded by the coding sequence ATGACTGGAGGGTTCGAAATAAAAGAAGAGATATGGATCGAGAAATACAGGCCTTTTAAGCTTGAAGACATTGTGGGTCAAAAGGAAACTACGGAAAGGCTGATATCATATGTAAAGAGCGGTAATCTTCCTCACCTGTTGTTCTCAGGTCCTCCCGGGGTTGGAAAGACCGCAACGGCTGTGTCCATTGCAAGGGAACTGTTCGGAGATGGCTGGCGTGAGAACTTCACGGAACTCAATGCTTCAGATGAGCGCGGTATCGATGTCGTAAGGACGAAGATAAAGAACTTCGCGAAGACCTCTCCGATTGGTGGTGCCGACTTCAAGATCATTTTCCTTGATGAAGCAGATGCTTTAACATCTGATGCACAGTCTGCACTGCGTCGTACGATGGAGCGCTATACCAGTAACTGTCGTTTTATCCTGTCCTGCAATTATTCTTCAAAGATAATCGAACCTATCCAGTCAAGATGTGCTGTTTACCGATTCCGTCACCTTACTGAAGATTCTGTAGCTGAAAGGTGCAGGCATATTGCAGAAAAGGAAGGTCTCTCAATTGCTGAAGATGGTATGGATGCATTGAAGTATGTTGCTCAGGGTGACATGAGAAAAGCAATAAATGCTCTTCAGGCAGCAGCTCTTTTTGATAAGACGATCCACAAGGATGCTATATACAGGATAACTGCAACAGCTCATCCGGAAGAGATCATGGAACTGCTCAAGACTGCACTATCCGGTAATTTTGTACTGGCACGCAAAAAACTTGATGTTTTGATGCTGGAAAAAGGTCTTTCAGGAGAAGATGTCGTCGGGCAGATATATCGCGCTATCTTTGATATGGAAGTATCCGGTCAGCGTATGGTTGATCTTATGGATATGATCGGAGAAGTTGATTTCAGGCTTACTGAAGGTGCCAACGAAAGAATACAGCTTGATGCTTTGCTGGCACATTTTGCTTTGACAAAGGAGTAA
- a CDS encoding COG2426 family protein, with the protein MPFEEQLLDALASVPSWLATVVLSALPISELRGAIPIAIGVYGIDPIDAYLLAIVGNMLPVIPLLLFLDPVSSFLRKFRIGDSFFNWLFTRTRQKHSRNMERYGTLALTLFVAVPLPVTGAWTGCAAAFVFGIKFRHAMMAIAAGVMISGIVVTLVTLAGMGAIDLLN; encoded by the coding sequence ATGCCTTTCGAAGAGCAATTGCTGGATGCACTCGCAAGTGTTCCCTCGTGGCTGGCAACGGTAGTTCTCAGTGCATTGCCGATCTCAGAGCTTCGTGGTGCGATCCCTATTGCTATCGGGGTCTATGGAATTGATCCAATAGATGCCTATTTGCTTGCAATTGTGGGAAATATGCTACCTGTGATCCCTCTTTTGCTTTTTTTGGATCCCGTGTCTTCTTTTCTCAGAAAGTTCCGGATAGGTGACTCTTTCTTCAACTGGCTTTTTACAAGGACCCGTCAAAAACATTCTCGGAATATGGAACGTTATGGCACACTCGCACTTACTCTGTTCGTGGCAGTTCCATTGCCAGTTACAGGTGCATGGACTGGCTGTGCAGCTGCTTTTGTGTTTGGCATTAAGTTCAGGCATGCAATGATGGCGATAGCAGCAGGTGTTATGATCTCAGGTATTGTAGTAACATTGGTGACCCTTGCAGGAATGGGTGCTATCGATCTGTTAAATTAA